In the genome of Metabacillus litoralis, the window CTGAGATAGCTCCTGGTATTAAGACTTCATCTACTTTCATATCAATATCAATGATAAAAAAGTAGTTTCCTAAACCAGTTTTCATTGGTCTTGATTCAATTTTCGAAAGATTTAGCTTGCGCCAAGTAAACGCGGATAACACTTGATGCAATGCACCAGACTGATCAGATGGTAAGGTAACCATCAAAGTTGTTTTTTCCTTTTCCGACACCAATTTCGAACTTGGATACTTCCCATCAAGTGACGGATGAACAATGGCAAAACGAGTATGATTATAGTGATAATCATGAATATTAGGCTTAACAATTTCTAAACCATATTCCTCAGCTGCTAGCCTGTTTGCAATGGCTGCAACAAGTTCTTCGGGATGCTGACTCACATAGTAAGCTGCAGCTCCTGTTGAGGTAGCATAGTCATATGTAATGCCTTTAAACGTGTTATGCAAAAATTTATGACATTGAGCTATAGCATGGGAATGTGAATAAACACGAGTTACTTGCTCCCATTTCTCTTTATTAGCAGGATGAACCATAAAGTGTTGCTCAATTGGTGAAACAATTTCCCCTACTATATATAATGGTTGCTCATGGATTAAATAGTCTATCGTTAAATTTACTGATCCTTCAAGTGCATTTTCGGTAGGTACGACGGCAAAATCAATCTCCCCACCAGCCACTGCATCAATACATTGCGGTATTGTGGAGTAAGCTACTTGCTCAATGTCATCTCCAAAATATGATTGAACAGCTAAGTGGGTAAATGTTGCTTTCGGACCTAAAAAACCTACCTTTATTGCCAACTTCCATTCAACTCCTTATGCTCCTTGCCCTAAAATTTCAACCTTTTCAACAAACTCTAATCTTCTTAGCTTGGACATAAGCTGATTAATCTCTTCTGTCATCCCATTTGTATTAAGTGATAGCGTCACATTAGCACGACCTTGAATTGGAATCGTTTGATGTATCGTTAACACATTACAACCAGCATTTGCGACAACAGATAACAAATGAGAAAGTGTACCACTGCGATCTTCTAAGTGAAAAAAAAGGGTAATCAGTTTTTCTTTAACCATTGTGTGAAATGGAAACACGGCATCTCGATATTTATAAAAAGCGCTACGGCTCATATCAACACGCTGCACAGCTTCGGCTACAGAGTCTACCTTCCCTCTTTCTATTAACTTCTTTACCTCAAGTGTTTTTTTCATCGCTTCAGGTAATATATCCTCACGCACCAAATAAAAGGTATCGTCCTTCATGATTTCCCTCCCACTTTTTTCTCAATGTAGATAA includes:
- the pheA gene encoding prephenate dehydratase, yielding MKVGFLGPKATFTHLAVQSYFGDDIEQVAYSTIPQCIDAVAGGEIDFAVVPTENALEGSVNLTIDYLIHEQPLYIVGEIVSPIEQHFMVHPANKEKWEQVTRVYSHSHAIAQCHKFLHNTFKGITYDYATSTGAAAYYVSQHPEELVAAIANRLAAEEYGLEIVKPNIHDYHYNHTRFAIVHPSLDGKYPSSKLVSEKEKTTLMVTLPSDQSGALHQVLSAFTWRKLNLSKIESRPMKTGLGNYFFIIDIDMKVDEVLIPGAISELEALGCGVKLLGTYDAYMIKQGAEKEAK
- a CDS encoding ACT domain-containing protein; this translates as MKDDTFYLVREDILPEAMKKTLEVKKLIERGKVDSVAEAVQRVDMSRSAFYKYRDAVFPFHTMVKEKLITLFFHLEDRSGTLSHLLSVVANAGCNVLTIHQTIPIQGRANVTLSLNTNGMTEEINQLMSKLRRLEFVEKVEILGQGA